GACAGGACATCAGCATTAATACACTTACTTTTGAAATTGGTGCACCAGGATACAAGGGCTTGTCACCAGTAACGGCTATATCTTCATTTCCCTACAGGGAGAGAgacacaaaatatttaaaaatgtgagcAGCAGAATGATCAGGAATATCAGTCCAGcttattttctttccttttcttggGTATATTTCCTAGAAATATTTACCCTGGATAATCACAAAATggcttcacttttttcactttaaatcaCTTTAACATATCCTAGCtgcaaaccaaaaataaaagggtataaaaaataaaaataacagggtTTGGTACATTCTTGAATTTTAGAATTGCCCAGGAATGATATGTCGTAATGgtgtctgtgacgagtggggcggggccgagggacatgggagcgaggccgggggagtgattggagatgaactacacctgttcgacccaccggtctcgaggcccatggaggagatggaaggatataaaactggagcgacgacagtgaaggacgagagaggaccaggcctgggattttagttgtgttttggttttattttgcgcgcatcagtcgtccgtgaggggctgatgcgctgctttgtgtttattttgatcattaaagttttctgttgattgtgcgccggttcccgcctccttctttcggatgaatacaaaggttaattcattacagtgtcaATATTctcattagtttttatttgtgcTTTCATGGGTTGGTAAGGCAGAATACTTTATTTGTATCTGTCAATTCACTTCCGTATTTTGGCAAAACAGGTCTACGTGAACTATTACACTAACAAAAACACTGTGTCACAGAACCATTTACTACATACCACTGATAATTCAGATGTGTTTTCTCCACTAGTACTGCCCTCCATCAAGTCTTCTCTGTCCACATAATTTTCATCTTCAGAATCAAGCATGTTCCCTTCAGAATCTGACAGGTCTTCCTCATTCTACaggttataaatgaaaatatgatgtgaaatattatcaATGAATGAAAAGGGTATTTAACCAAAGGTAAAACATGCGTGATATGTGTATTTACTTCTTGAATGTCAGCACAAAATAAACTGGTCCTGATGGATCTGTCTTTGTCCACTTCGTCTGGTCCACTGTTGGACGTATTACTCAGGAtgtcttttgtgtttgttttggtcatTCCCATTGTCTTGATCATCCTCATCCTTCAAAAAAAATGGGAAGGATGACATGTCAAGGAAATTCCTTATacctttaataatatattgatagtTTTAGCAATTTATAAAGTagcctaaaataaattaaaaagtaaaaaaaagtgccATAAATTCAGCCAAATATAAGACCAAAGAGGATAGATAAAAGTCCTCAAATTAAATGATTTATACATTATAATTGTTACTAAATAATTATTAGAATCAGTGTTGTTGCACATATGGACATTCGTTTGAAATAGTCACCTCCTACAGGAATATTGGCTTATTTTGATTGTAACAGACAttcatttcatgcatttttaGAAGTTGTTGTCATTTATAAAGTACAATAaatcaaaaagtatttttttgtgtgtcaatAGATTTGATGGTGTGCTGAATTTCATTAGATGACATAGCCTAGGTGCAGGCAAATTAATTTTATAGTATGTTTGTGTTGctctttcatttatattttattttatttttttgtagtttttgcaTCCTTATGTGGATCAACATAATTTGATGAGAACATActgaatttatttgtatttttgaaattcaataaaacaattatgaataaaataagaaagaaacaatTCCCCGTAGTACGGAGCAATAGGCTGTCGGGTCCGTGTGTTTTTGTGTCCATTCGTTTTCCGTTTTTAACCCGtaattgaaaaatgaaaaatgaactgTCCCAGCTAAAAAAattttgttctaaaaatgttctGAGAACATTATCTTGAaatgttctaataatgttttaagcgggtagttttattttagtttccagAATGTTCTCCTAAAAGGTAGGAAAACATTCtctaaaaatgtttaatgataACATTGTTAAAACATATTCCCTAATGttcttataacattttaattgagtAGTTTTATTTAAGTTTCCAGAATGTTCTCCTTgaaagttaggataacattctaTAAGAACACGCTAAAAAGGTTTAATGATAACATTGTTGGaacattatttataacatttttagtGGGTAGTTTTATTTAAGTTTCCACTTAAACTTTTTGTccctttattaaacatttaaaatattcacaaattaatatggaaaaaatgtaaggctatttttctttttttttttgaaggccaGTTCACGGAGATTATGAAAGCACGTctggttgttttattttattataggctacaaaAGCACAACGTTTTCTTGTTATTGTGAgattacacaaataaaagtatagTTGCGAATGATGTATTATTATGTTGTATGTCCAGAAATGATAGAGTTTTTAAATTGTTTCCACTGTTGATAGGAAATGCAAGGGTTCGCGCCCGTACCTCCTTGCAGTGCGCGCTCCAGACGCCCCACAAACCCTTGGATATGCGTCAAAATCTTGTGTTTATTTGTGATAATCTTGGCCCTGTATTATTATTGTCTAACCTGTATTATGAATGAAATTTGATTAATTACTTTGTTCGttttttggataaaaacatcttgtaaatatatagcctaaatataataataatgatcattgTTATTTGCGTTTAACTATGAGTTAACTAAGACAGTAATAGGCAATGTTTAtcgtaaaataatttattaatgttctatttttatataacctaaccttttacagttttgcaaatgtgtttgtattaggCCTAgtctatatttcttttttatatagtcTTTATTTGCTTATTCTATTATACTGAGCTTTttagtctaaaaaaaaaattactttaaaagatAAAAGTAGCCTGGGCTGAATGTCGTTTTTTTAGATAATTCAAGAAattatccattaaaaaaaaagtaagtttaaACAAAATGCAATTCATCACGCTTCTAAACAGGTGGTCTGGTTGAATCAGCCGGCACATACTGGGGGAGGGGCCCCAAATCCGTGAATAGCCTACACTACAGTTTACAAACCCGTGGGactggattgcgaaagcgtgggcaCAGTTTATGAAATGGTGGGTGGGCTATAAATTGCTAAAACTGAAGGCACGGTTTACAAATCTGAGAGCACGGATTAGAATATCGTGGCTAGGCTTATTAATCCgtgtgggcacgatttgttaaaccgatcgtgggaacagtttaagaatttGTGAGTAGGCCTAGcctacggtttataaactgagtgGACGGATGCAAAACCGTCCACGGATTgtttttttgatttgtttttgtttttcacttcgCGGGCTCCATATTGTCTAAATGGTGCGGGTCAACGCaaataaaatgcagaaatcaaatttcacatttttgtagaacgaaaaaaaaagttgtttaaattatttgatttaaaattaaataagcatTTTAGCTTATATGCTATGTGTTGTGCTCGGGTCTCAGGGGCCGAGGGCTGTTGTGAACGAGAGGCTGAGGCAATTGGATCCATGTGCAAAGCTTTATTGTAACACACCAGAAGACACTTTAGAGCTGACATGCAACACAAGCAGACAAAAACAAAGGGCAATCCAAACTCGTAGTCAGAAGTGAGCAGATGTCAGGGCAGGCAGAGTAACGTTCGTAAATGTCCAGGAAAACAGGCTAAAGTCAAAACCAGGGAAACGGGAATCTTAGAAATAATGCTCGGAACTGTCTGCAGGAATAACACTggcaaaacaagacttcgcaactaAACAATGGGAAGAACAGTCCAGATATAGGTGAGCTGAAGATGTCCAGGTGATGGTAATGAGAGATGATAAGGTGACTGGAATGATGGGAAGTGCAGTTCCTAGAATTCGGGAGATAGTGATCTGATGATTCCAGAGGGAGGCAGCATGGAGcgctccgtgacagagcccccatCCTGCGAGCGGCTCCGGAAGCGAGGACCTGGACGGCGGCGGGGTCTCCCGCGGGGCCTCGGGGCTGGACGATCCGGGTGTTCTTGATGGAAGGAAGCCACCAAAGAGGGATCCAGAATGTCTTGGGACctgacccaggagcgttcctccgggctgtacccctcccagtcgatgAGGTACTGGAGAACCCCGCCGCGACGACGGGAATCCAAGACCTCCCGCACCCGGTACGCCTGCTCGCCGCTGACATCAATGGGGGGAGCCTGCACTGGAGCGACCTCCTCCTGGACCTCCTCTCTCCTGGGAGCTGCTGCGGGCCtgaggagagacacatggaaagtgGGTGAGATACGAAAAGTAGAGGGAAGTGCAAGACGATAAGACACATGTGTGATCTGACGGAGGATCTGGAAGGGACCAATGAATCGGGGAGATAGCTTTTTGCATGGGAGTTTTAAACGGAAGTCCCGGGTGGATAACCACACCCACTGTCCCGGGCGGTAACGGGGACCCCCGCGCCTCCTTCGGTCAGCCTGGTGTTGGAACTGGCGGATGGCTCGTTGGAGGTGGACATGCGCAGAGTTCCATGTTTCCTCGCTACGTTGAAGCCAAGAATCAACAGCCGGGAGATTCGTGGGCTCGCCGGCCCATGGGAACAGCAGGGGGTTGGAACCCTAGCACACACTGGAATGGAGTTAGTCCGGTGGCAGGCTTACGGAGGGAATTCTGGGCATACTCCGCCCAAACCAGGTATCGGCCCTAGTCCTGTTGGTTCTGATGACAGTAGGTACGGAGGTAGCGTGTGAGGTCCTGATTGAGACGCTCGACCTGTCCATTGGCCTGAGGGTGGTACCCCGAAGTTAggcttacatttatatttaacttggAACAGAGCTCTCTCCAGACTCGAGAAGTGAATTGAGAACCACGGTCCGAGACAATGTCCTCCGGAAAACCATAAAGACAGAATACTTGATGCATGAGTACCTCCGCCGTCTGTAGGGCGGTGGGCAGACCAGCCAGGGGGATGAAACGACAGGCCTTGGAGAATCGATCAACCACGGAAAGGACAGCAGTGTATCCCTGGGAGGAAGGAAGATCAGAGACAAAATCCACAGCTATGTGGGACCATGGGCGTCGAGGAACTGGTAGGGGCTGAAGGAGTCCGGCTGGTTTCAAATGTGAGGATTTGACAGTATTGCAGACGGTGCATTGGTGGATGAACTTGATGACGTCAGCTTTTAACGAGGACCACCAGAAACGGTTAGTGACAAGATGCTGGGTAGCAGAAATCCCGGGTTGACCTGCACTGGGGGTGCAATAAACCCACTGGAGAACTCGAGAGCGGAGTTCAGGAGGCACGAAGAGTCGATCAGGGGGACACTCGGAAGGAACAGGATGGTTCCTCAAGGTTTCCGTAATCTCCAAGATGATATCCCATTGAACTGGCGAAACAATGAGTGTGGATGGCAGAATTGATGTGGGTTCAAACTGTTCACTGGAACCATCGAACTGGCGAAAGAGCGCATCAGCCTTTCCATTCTTAGATCCTGGACGATaggtaattttaaaattaaatctggAGAAGAACAGAGACCATCTGGCATGTCGGGCATTCAAACGTTTGGCTGATCTAATGTACTCCAGGTTGCGATGGTCAGTGAGAACGGTGAATGGATGGCGAGATCCCtcaagccaatgtctccactcctcgaAGGCGGCTTTCATAGCCAAACGTTCTCTGTCTCCCACTTCGTAATTCCGTTCTGCAGGATTGAGCTTGCGTGAAtaaaaggcacagggaaacaTCTTAGCCGGGTTACCGTGGCGTTGGGACAGAATAGCGCCGATGCCGGTGttagaggcgtccacctccacaaTGAATTCCCGTTCGGGATCCGGATGGTGAAGAATGGGAGCtgaggtgaacttttcctttagaaGATTGAACGCAAAAGTGCACTCAGACGACCACTTGAAAGGCCCCCCCCCTCCTGAAGGAGGGATGTTAGCGGGGCCACAGTGATGCTGAAGTTTCGGATAAACCTTCGATAGAAATTCGCAAACCCCAGGACACGTTGAAGCTCCTTCACAGTGGTGGGTTGAGGCCAGTTCACAACGGCTGTaaccttgctgtcatccatggTAACACCCTCTGCGCTGATGACATAGCCAAGGAAGGATATGCGGGTTTGATGAAATTCACACTTCTGAACCTTTGCATACAGCTGGTTGTCGATGAGGCGTTGGAGGACAGCTCGCACATCCCGTACGTGGTCTTCAAAGGAATTTGAATAAATAAGGATGTCATCAATATAAACTATGACTCTCTGGCTCAGCATGTCGCGGAATACTACATTTACAAAAGCTTGGAACACAGAGGGACAGTTCGAAAGGCCAAACGGCATTACCCGGTATTCATAGTGCCCCGTGGTCGTCGAGaaagccgtcttccactcatTACCCCTCCGAATCCGACTAAGATTATAGGCATTCCGTAAGTCCAGCTTTGTAAAAAACTTAGCGGTGCGAAGCATCTCCAGGGCTGCAGGAACCAGAGGCAGAGGGTAGCGATATTTCACAGTAACTTTGTTCAGACTACGATAGTCGATACAAGGACGAAGGCCTCCAtccttttttttacaaaaagaacCCAGCTGAAACAGGAGAAGTAGAGGGTGTAATGAAGCCCTTAGCGAGTTGTTCATCTATGTAAGCCTTCATTGCGTCAGTCTCAGGTTGGGATAATGGATATACTCTCCCGCGGGGAGGTAACGTTCCAGGCAACAGTTCGATTGTGCAGTCTCCTGCACGATGGGGTGGTAGCCGAGAAGCCTCCTGCTCACTGAAAGCCTGGGGGAGGTCGTGATAAACAGCTGGAACACCTTGGAGATCTGGATTTTTGATACTATTCTGGGCTGCTTCAGGACCATGGACAGCGGGTTGACAGTGGGAAATACAGTGAGGGGACCACTGAATAATCCTCCTTTCAGACCACGAAATATGAGTATTGTGCTTCTCCAGCCAGGGAAATCCTAGGATTAACGGATGAAGAGGAGAGTGGATAGTGAACAGATGAATTAATTCAGTACGTTTAGTTCCAATGTTAAGGGTGAGCTGTTTAGTGGTGTACTGGACCTGATCCGACCCCAAGGGGCGCCCGTCTAGCGCTGCCACAGCCACACGGGATCCACATGGAATTAGAGATAAATTATGAGCTTTAGCAAAGGCCAGATCAATGAAGTTTCCAGCTGCGCCAGAGTCAATTAAAGCTGTAACTTTTAGAGATTCATTAGTAGTACACATAGAAACCTCCAAATTGAGAGAGTTAGAATAACGAGTATTGGGACTCACCGCAGAAAAATCGCCGTGAATGGGTCTCACGGGACAGGACGCCCTCAGATGGCCGGTTTGAGTGCAGTATAAACAGAGATTGTTTCTCCGCCTCCTCTCGCGCTCCTCTGTGGAAAGGCGCGTGAAGCCGATTTGCATGGGTTCGGGCCCGGAGCTGGCGGAGGGATACTTAGAGGAGTTTAAGTGGATCGTCGGTCCAGCCCGTCTGAGCCGCGAGGGTGCGAAATGAGAGAGTATAATCTGCCGCCGTGGAATTTCCTTGACGTAAGGATAATAATTGCTCACTGGGATCCTTCCCTCCCGCGGCGTGTTCAAAAACCTCTCGAAACTGAGCAATGAAGTCGTCATAACTCGGGAATGAAAGCTCTCCTCCTGCCCAGAGTGCGGTGGCCCATTCCAGTGCCCGTCCCGTGAGAAGAGAACAGATAAAAGCTACACGAGCATCATCAGAGGGAAACAACTGTGGCTGTTGGCTGATGTAAAGCGTACACTGCAGAAGAAATCCCTTGCAAGCAGCAGGTGAGCCATTAAATTTCTCAGGTAGAGATAAACGAGGATTATTCGAGGCGGTACTCACGCTGGGTGATGGTGGAACAGGTGGACtggcattttgagcttgattagtggCTGTCGCTTGAGTTTTAAAGGCTTGCATTGTTTTCACTAACTCGTCAGTAATGGAGGTTAGTTTTACCAGTTGTTGTTGATGTACGGTGAGAACTGAGGCTTGACTCGAGAGCTCCGTAGAGAGATGATGTAAAGCTGATGGATCCGGgggtggcgaagtcttctgttgtGCTCGGGTCTCAGGGGCCGAGGGCTGTTGTGAACGAGAGGCTGAGGCAATTGGATCCATGTGCAAAGCTTTATTGTAACACACCAGAAGACACTTTAGAGCTGACATGCAACACAAGCAGACAAAACCAAAGGGCAATCCAAACTCGTAGTCAGAAGTGAGCAGATGTCAGGGCAGGCAGAGTAACGTTCGTAAATGTCCAGGAAAACAGGCTAAAGTCAAAACCAGGGAAACGGGAATCTTAGAAATAATGCTCGGAACTGTCTGCAGGAATAACACTggcaaaacaagacttcgcaactaAACAATGGGAAGAACAGTCCAGATATAGGTAAGCTGAAGATGTCCAGGTGATGGTAATGAGAGATGATAAGGTGACTGGAATGATGGGAAGTGCAGTTCCTAGAATTCGGGAGATTCGTGTCGCTCCGTGACACTATGGGAAATAAGTTtttatgtgaatatttttttaaccagtctaaaaatgaataaagaagAAAGCATGTTATTCGTTTTTACATTACgagttaaaaaaggaaaaacgaatGGACGCAAAAGTACACGGACCCGGTCAAGTATGTGGACCTCATGTAGAACCTACATGCCTTAAACGAATTTCACTCTGCAAGAAAttctgaaattaaattttgaaagaaattcaaaatattaaatattgtaagaTATTAGCctattacaatacaaaataatatattttaatgtattttagatgtaatttattcctgtgatgtcaaagattaattttcagcatcattgcagtcttcagtgtcacatgatccttcagaaatgattctaataagATGATTGGATATTATCAGTTGAACAGTTATGCagcttatttgtttttgaaattgTGATAAATTTGTCTTTCGTGATTgtacttattattttttaaagaaaggtaATGCTACAACTGTCACTTATAAATCAATTAATGTATCAAAATTATGTTAATGTGTGTGGGTAGGCATaggactaatatatatatatatatatataacatttcacaAGAAATAGCAACTAGTCCTACATCTATTGTCagcaataaaatgttaatttaagttaatttaaccTAATCATTGATGGCTAACAATAGCCAAAGACCTATTACTGAACATGGCATAGCTACACACAATGATCCTGCTATGTACAACCAAAAACTAGTAAAGAAACAAACTGATACAAAATGAATACATTAGGAAatttaacagaaataaaacataCCTGGATGGATTAAACAAAATACAGCAACAATGTGTTCACTCTGTGATTCAATCACCTGCACAAATCAAATACCAGTAAATGAATCAGTAAAATTCACCGCGTTCTATTGACGCACACACATACTCAAATTGCTGTTCTCAGTAATAAAACTATCAAATCCTATCCATCCATTCATAAAACACTTCCTACAACACTTATAACAATCTTAACAATAATATTACAGCATATTATAAACTTAATCACATTTAGGAtaacttttatacttttatataagAAGAGCACCTCTAATTGCTTACCTCTCCTCAGCGCGCTCAAAGCAGACTGAGGACGCAGCACGAGGTCAGCGGCAATGACGTCACGACGTCAACAAAAAAAGATCGCAAAACTCTTTAACCAAATGAATACTAATGATGTCAAAACCCAAATTATAGCCTTTTCTTGGACACagtaatataaagtaaataaactaaaattgacAGGAAGGATTATTGGTGAAATACATGTATTCTCACTCATGATTCATTCACTCATGAATATTAACATCCGTCACATTCACCCCTCCTGAATTTCACTAATATCCTGACCAAATGACACAAAATTGGTCTAACAGAACCACATTCGCAACGAATCTCATTCGCAGTTCAACATAGTAAGTTACCTGCTTTACAGGTCAAGAAAAATCCAAGGTTGATCAAGTCTCAGATATTCTTAGAACAGTATGCTGCCTTGTACAACATCCAAAAATCTGGTCTGTATTACACTTTGAAATTCACATTGTACACATTTTCACAGTATCTTCATAGAAACAAATATCCttctaaaataaagaaagaaatgatcCTGATTTCCTTGCTAAAGATGAACCCATTCTCTGAACATAAAATGGTCTCTGTGCCATTGACTCAATTAAACGATTAACTTTCTTGACCATCCTGCCTACACGGGTCCTAACACCCAATGTGTCAACTGGAATTTGTGCATGCGTGTCAGTCATACTGTTATCGTGTGTGTCATTCAAAGTTTCAGGTAATGAGTCATGATTACTAACaaaagattcagtctctctaacaGGTACTTGATCAGAACCTCCAACAGCCTCATTTTGACTAGGATTTTGTTCACAGACGCTTATTTGACTGTGAACTGAATGATCAGAGTCcagatcatcatcatcaacaaacTCTTGTCCTTCAATCTGTTCTTGTCCTTCAAGTACCCATGCCCTCGTTCTATCATCAGAGCTCTCCTCTTCAAACGAGTCAGACGGCTCAGACACACAAGTCTCGCTCTCCATATTGTCAGCATTAGACTGTACGTCATTGTCATCTTGAGATGGTACAACGGGTAGGAAGCTGATGTCAAGAATCAAATTTCGATGCACAACTTTAGATTTGCCTGCCTCGACAATCAGTTTGTATATGTTTGTTTGAAGATTCCGGTCCTTTACAGTATAGACAGTTGGGTCCCACTTATCGGCAAGCTTCCTCTTTCCTCCTTCACTCTTGTTTGCAAGGAGCACTCTGTCTCCGATGTTCAAACTTGTGCCCTTGACCTTCCGATTGTAACCTTTGGCCTGCTTCTTCTGTTCTTTTTCAGTGTGTTTCTGAGCAATTCGAGCCGCCTCATGCAGGTAGGACATTAGGGTTTTCACATAGTTGCCATGGTCAACAATCACAGAGTCATGCAACACCTGCCCAAACATGACATCAACAGGTAGCTTTGGGATGCGACCAAACATTAGCTGAAATGGGGCATAACCAGTGGTCTCATGTACTGTGGCATTATATGCGAATGTCAGAGTCTGTATCTGCTCGGGCCACCTGTGCTTCTCCTTGAGAGGCAGAGAACGAAGCATACTGCCCAGGGTCCGATTAAACCTCTCGGTCCCACAGTTTCCCATCGGGTGATATGATGTAGTGTGGGATTTCTCAACACCTGCCAGCTT
The sequence above is drawn from the Carassius carassius chromosome 31, fCarCar2.1, whole genome shotgun sequence genome and encodes:
- the LOC132111951 gene encoding uncharacterized protein LOC132111951, encoding MRMIKTMGMTKTNTKDILSNTSNSGPDEVDKDRSIRTSLFCADIQENEEDLSDSEGNMLDSEDENYVDREDLMEGSTSGENTSELSVGNEDIAVTGDKPLYPGAPISKVSVLMLMSCLLRHNLTGKALTHLLEMFNTMFPGLIPSSHYLFHKDFGSSSKFEVHFYCESCLKYLGVRGDCPSQCDTCNTEFDANANLKNGFYFLVLPLYAQIQQLLQEYGVNGKN